Below is a genomic region from Rhodohalobacter sp. 614A.
CACCAAAGTCCAGTATTTTCACAACACCATTCTGATTCACAAAAATATTCTGGTTTTTTAAATCCCGGTGAATCACAAGGTTGTTGTGAGCATATTGTACAGCAGCACAAACCTTTTTGAACAGGTTGAGCCGTTCGTCAATGGTGAGCCGATGTTTGTTGCAGTATTGATCAATTGGAACTCCATCTACAAATTCCATAACAAGGTATGGAATCCCTTCGGTGGTGACCCCACCATCAAACAATTGGGCAATATTTGGGTGATTCAGCCTTGCAAGAACTTCCCGTTCCATCTTGAACCGCCGGATATTCTCTTTGGAATCTACCCCTTGCTTGATGAGTTTAATTGCAACTGTGTGATGAAATTCTCCATCCGTTCGTTCGGCTTTATAGACGGTTCCCATTCCGCCTTCACCGATAGATTCTAAAATGCGATACGCCCCGAATTCTTTCCCTATATACGTTGCTCCTGTATAGGTATTTTCCGCGTTATTCCCCATATCAGCAACAATAAGTTCTTGGTATCTGCCGGATAACGGTTCAAGGAAATTAATTTTTTCTGATTCCTCAATCGATCGGAGCAGTTCCTGAACTTCCTTAAGAAGATCGGGAGAGCCTTGACAAGCAGTTTTGAGGTAAGACTCTTTTTCCTCACCAGCAAGTACCATTGCTGTATCAACAATGGTTTTAATTTTTTCCCATTGACTGTCTTTCATACTTTCATAGAAATTGGAGAAGGTAACTTTCGGTTTTTAACCTACAAACGGAACCATAAATCAATCCGACGATTGTATTTCTTGATGGTTGATATTGTAAAAATCGCTTTAAAAAAGAAAGGACTTATTTTTAAAGCTGCACTTCCAAAAAGACTCGATCCTCAAAAATTCTAAACTACAATGTTTAGGCTGGATCAGATTAATTGTTTTTTGAGCTCTTTATAGAGCCAACCCCGGGCTACTGCCCAATCCCGATACACTGTTCGGGGGGAAAGATTCATGACTTCAGCGATGTCCTCAAAATTCATTTCTCCGAAAAAGCGTAGTTCCACAATTTTTGCCAATCGTTCGTCATAATCGTTCAGTTTGTTAAGAGCTCCATCAATCTGGATTAACTCTTCGGCTTGAAACTCTGCCTTCATTATTTCATCGATAAAAGTAATCTCTTTTTTATCTCCACCTCGTTTTTGTCGACTCATTTTTCGGGCGTGATCAATGAGGATTTGCCGCATGGAGTGTGAGGCAACAGCAAAGAAGTGTGTTCTGCCTTTCCAGTCTATCTGGTCGTGGCGTACCATCTTAAGATACACTTCATGTACAAGCCCGGTTTTGGACCAGGTATGTTCCGCTGGCGAAGCCGAAATCCGGCCTATCTGAGTGTAGGCCAAGTGGCGGAGACGGTCATATACAACGGGAAACAGTTTGTTGTAAGCTTCTTGTGAACCGTTACTTATCTCGGTCAACCGTTCTGTTACTTCTTCTATTTTCATACTGCTCAAAAAACTTTGTCAGTTATTCGCTCATAATGACGTATTAGTATTAAACGGATATCCGGAATGATCAATGGATATGCTTATGAATACCCAAACCCCGCAGGTTTGTTGCTGCGAAAAAGAAGCAGGGTTAAAAAGTCAAATCAAGCATGTTGCTGATCTTTTGGGTCTATGTTTTGCAATGCAAAACGTAACAGAATACAAATCTAATTATACCATAAACCATCAACAACTAAAAAAATGAGTCTTTCCGGTTTGTATCCCATAGAATTAAAAGAAGAGTCTGCTATCGCTAAAAACTATAAGTCAACGGACGAATATCATGCATAGAATAATCAATACCCCATTACAAAATACTTTTTGGTTTACAGCCCTGTTTTCAGGATTTCTGTTTCTTATAAGCTGTTCAATTACAGAGGATGCTAACGCACAGGATGAGGCGGAATCTGGAAATAACATCTCGACGAGCTATGGCTTTACACCGGGCAGCCGCGTTCTCTTTGAAGACGATTTTTCCGACACTCCCATTGGCGATTTTCCGCATCGTATGACCTTTAGAAATGGCTCAATGGAAGTCGTTAACTGGGATGATCAAAAAGTCTTTCAACTCCAGGAGGGGTGCCAGTTCGAAATCCCACTGCCGGAAACTTTGCCCGACAGATTCACCCTCGAGTTCGATATTCACGACTCCAAAAGCTCCGTTGATACAGGCTGGACAGCCATCTACTTTGCGGAACCGGCTGCCCGCGGCTTCTATCCCAATCGACCGGGCGGACCGCCGTTTCTCCGGTTCGCTCATTTTCACGGGTCAGGCTTGCATGCCACAAATTCGAACCAAATTTCAGGGGTTTATAACAGCGGAGGAACGGGTAATACACATCCGGCTCTGGCTGAAGATCTGATGCATGTTGAGGTGCAGGTAGACGGCGAGGCAATCAAAGTATATGCTAATCAGGAGCGAATCGTGAATGTACCGAACGCAGATTTGGGCCGCCATAATGCGATTACAGTTTTGTGTGATGCCAGGGCAGATCCCACATATATCGACAACATTCGGGTGGCGGCAGGTGGTATGGACCTTTACAGTTCCTTAGAATCTGAGGGACGTGTAGCTACGAGAGGTATTCTTTTTGAGACGGGGAGTGATCGCATTCAACCTGGTTCTGCAGCAACACTTGAAGAGATTCTCGGAATGCTCAGGCAGCATGCTGATCTGCGGTTACGTATTGAAGGACATACCGATAATGTTGGTAATACATCATCCAACCAGGAGCTTAGTCAGAGCCGGGCGGAAGCCGTTCGCGATTACCTCGTGGAACAAGGCATTGATGCTTCCCGTCTCGAAGCCATCGGTATGGGTGAAGAACATCCAGTTGCGGACAACAATACGGAAGCCGGGCGCGAACAGAACCGTCGTGTGGAATTGGTTCGCCTGTAGATTTATGTCGGGTTTCCCCAGTAAAGAATTGAAATATGATAAGCATTTGAAAACAGGGACAAAAAGTATCTCACCCCCGAACAACCAACATTCAATATCATCAAACTCAACTTATTATGATTCGTTTTAGCTTTATCCTGACTTTTCTTCTTGCACTTGTGAACCTGTCATCAGCTGATGCGCAAGATACTTGTTATCTGGGCTCATGGGAGTTCGATGCCGCATATACTTACGAAAACGGAGAGTATAGTCCAGGCGGTTCTATGGCCAGTATGCCAATAGAGTTTACGCAGGCTACCGGCAGTGCATTTCTTACATTCGATAATGAAGGTGATTTTACCTATACCTTCGACAGTTGGTCGGCCACCTTTCAAAGCAACACGGGCCCTATTACAACAGAGGTCCGGGTAAATCTGCATGGCGATGTCTGGGGACGTTACAGTCCGTCCGGCGATACATTTCTTACTATGTTTATGAGTGGGGATGGCGTACCAGAACCTAACATTGAATCCTCTACAGTGATCATCCTGGCCGGCCGATCTATGGATGGTCCCGACAATTTCGAGAGCTTTTTCGGGCCGCAAACTTTTGGCGTGGAATACCGCTGTGAAGGCGATTTTCTTTACATCAATGGAGAAAGCGGGGGAGGTGCCTTCAGAAACAGCCGGTATATGCGGGTGAATTGATGAAGAATTAATCTCAACAACAAAAACTATCCAGCAAAAAAAAACAAACCATGAAAATAAAACGAACAATTCTATTTGTACTTCCGATAATGATAGGTCTTATATGTTTCTCTTGTGAAGGGCCGGAAGGTCCGGCGGGTCCGCAAGGTTTACAAGGAGAGGCAGGAGAGCCAGGTCCGGAGGGATCCCAGGGCGAGCCCGGAACCGCCAACGTCATCTATTCTGAATGGATTGATAGTGAATGGACGGAATACACTGCAAGAGAATGGCAAATGTTAATAGAGGATTCCAACATTTCTGTGGATTTTTCCAACAATGGTGGTACGGTGCTGGTATACAGGAGAAACGGTCCGTTGGATGATGCCTGGATTTACCCGCTCCCAAGTGGAAGTGCATACCCGGTAACTTTTGCCATTGATCCTGTAAATACTACCCTGCTCATTGCAGTGGAGTCATCATGTTGTGACATTCCCAGTTGGTTTCATGATGTGCAATTTCGGTATGTGCTGATTCCTGGCGGCGTACTGACGAATGGTAAACAGGCAAAGCTGGATCTGACAGATTACCAAGCCGTAAAAGCCTTTTATGGCATTCCGGACTAAAAATGGTTTATGCCGAAAAATGTCCAAAAAACCATTAATCCACAAAGGATGACCAGAACACTTTCTTGCTTATTTATAGTATTTGCTTTTTCCCTTCTCACACTCTCCTGTGATACAACAGACAGTGGAAATGATCAGGAAGAAATACGCTTTAAAGACGGAATTCCTGTCGAAGTAATGAACCTGTTGGGAGAGGACATGCTGAAGGTGATTGAAAATGACCTCAAAATGCCTATTCACAGGGGCGATAATCCACCGGATATCGTGGCCATGCTTTCGAAAACAGCTCAAGAAAAGTCATCGGGTGCTGTGGGTAAAACCGTCGTAATGTCACCTCTTTTACTTCTTGAAACAAATGTTCCGAGCGATGCGGGTAGCTATGAGCCGGGCCACGAATTTATCGATGAATATTTTCGATTGAGTTCAAACCCAGACGAATTTTTGGTCATTGTTGAAAGGCGTAGTGTTAGTCCATCTGATGGAAAAATTTATGCCACTTCTATTCCGGCTGACTTTATGGTTGGGGGTGAGGGAAACAGATTTACTATATATGGTCAGAATGAAACCGTGTATGAGGATAAGGAAGGAACGTCTTTGGCAATGCGCATTTTTTCCGGGGTTTTTACTGAAGATGGAGCCATTTCTTCCCCGCACTACAGCATATTTATGATTGATGATGGTGGAGTCGAAGACATCATTCCGAGTGGAACAGGCCGTTCATTTATGGATGGAGACGGTTTTGCCACAGTTACCACCTGGCCGGAAGAATAAGAGTCTTCCGGCTTTTAAAATTTGATAAGATCAATCCCTGATTCCGGAATCAAAAAAATAAATAATCATAAAAAAGTAATCATATCATGATGATAATAAATCGAACAACTTTATTTGTATTTCTGATAATTATAGCATTGGCTGGTTTCTCCTGTGAAGGCCCGGTCGGACCAGCTGGCTCCGAAGGTCTAACTGGTCCCGAAGGCCCGCAGGGAGAAAAAGGAGACCCGGGCTCAGTGGATATTATTTATTCAGATTGGTCTCAATTGGATTGGAATTTAAATGATAGCTCTACCTATTTGTATCATAAAATGGAAGTAAATGAGCTTACAGAGGAGTTTATAGAAAGTGGCGGAGTTCTACTCATGTATATCAAGTTTGAAAACCATATATATCCTATCCCTTTTTCAGGTGGAAATGATTACATCAATTATAATATTTCCATACCGGGCAATCTTATGATATCTGTTGGTACCTATGATGGTTCAGGTGTTGAGGCCTTCTTGAAAGAAGGAGAATATCGCTATATACTCATTCCCGGCGGCGTGCTGGCGAATGGCATCCAGGGAAAGCTGGATCTGACGGATTACAACTCTGTGAAAGCCTATCATGGCATTCCGGATTGAAACGGTTAATCCCAATAATGAGTGAAATCTTTGACTTGGAAAATCAAAATCAATCAATCTCAGAAAGCAGATTTTTCAATCGCTCCCAAGCGGCATTCCGGGCGTTTTTGCTTGCCGGGTCAGCATTTGGATCATCACCGGCACGCATAAAAGCATGGCCGGCTCCATCATAGATTTCATACTCGTATGTTTTACCGGACTCCTCCATCATCTTTTGGATGTATGGTATGCCTGAATTGATGCGCTGATCATTTTCTCCGTAAAATCCGTAGACCGGTGCGCTGATATTTTGTACAGCCGCAGCATCTTCCGGAGCGGAGCCATAGAAAACCATAAATGCTTCGGGCACATCATCATTTGTGGCAAAGCGGAATGATTGAGATCCGCCCCAGCAAAAACCGGCAACAACCACGTTACCGTTGGATGCGGGTACACTTAAAATATATTCCTGTACGGCTTTGAGATCTTGCGTGATTTGCTCGGGATCGAGGTTGTAGAGCGCCTCGCGGGCTCCATCAGATGTAGAAAAATCTGATGTTTTTGTGTATTCCTCACTAAACTCTGAGAGGAGGTCGGGAGCAATGGCAATGTAACCGGCAGCGGCAACCTGGTCTGTAAAGCTACGCGCCCACTCATTCAAACCCCGGTTTTCGTGGATGACGATTACGGCTAACGTCTCTTCATTGGTTTCTGGATAGGCTACAAAACTGTGAACGGTACGGCCGTCATATTCCACTTCCACCCATTCATGATGGCGAGGTGAATTTTCCAGTTGTTCGATGGCATAATCCTGCGCCATTAATCCGGTTGTAAGCAGAAAGCTGGCAAGTATGATGAAAAGTGATTTCATAGAATGATGAGGTTTGAGTGGCAGTTGTTGTTCAATAGCAACCAACAATAAATGAATAATCATTCCCCCGCAATCCCGCAAGAGCTTTTACAAGCTTTTAAACATGCTTTTTTATAGCTCCCGAATAATTTCTTTCAACTCATCCTGTGTTTTGAAATGAATGATATTGTCATTCTGTAGATCGCTAAGGCAACCCTTTTGGGGAAGAATAATCGTTTTGTTGTAGCTTTTGGCAAGCGGCACTCCGCCGGAAGTCAGCACTTCCCGGTAGTTAAAAACAAGATAATCGGCGGCGTTCATAAACTCCGGTACACAATTTTCTCTGATGAATTGCGGGATCAGAATTACATTTTCCAGTTTTTTTGTTGTCCTCCGGATCGTTTTATAATACTGCATTTGTCCCTTCTTTACCGGACCTACTACAAGCAGTTTATTATGAACAGGTTCGTCAGCGAAAATTTTGCAAACTTTATCGATCTGTTTATAAGGGCTTATGTGACCAAACATCAAAAAAATCTGGTCCTGGATCTTAATATTCACCTGGTATCTGTGATTGATGGCTTCTATCGCGGCTGCCCGCGGCATCAACTGAGGTGGATATCCCGGATGAGTCCATATCCTGAATTTTTTAGGGGATGTATTGAAGTAGGTGGAGAGTTCACTCACGGCAGACTCACATTCAACAACCAATCGATCGGCTTTTTTTGCAAGCCATTTCCTCATTTTGAAATGCAGCCATTCATGAGAACAATCCGGAGGCAGTTTGTTGTGCACCGACCAAACAAGTTTCCCGCCTAATAACACGTAGAAATAGATGCACATCAGCTTAAAAAAATAGCTCATGGCCGACCAAAATCCCGAATATTGGATCCAATGATAATGCAGAATTACATCTTTCTTGAAAAGCTGATAGAGAACAAATTTTAGATGACCGATTACACTTACATCTGAAATTTTATAATCGGCGGAGGAGAGAATTTTTTTATAAAATAAATAGAGATAGTCTGATTTTTTGTGAGTATAGCGGATTGCCGGAGCCACAAACAAGGTTACCGGATTGGCTTCACTCAAATCATCATAAAGCTCTTCCAGACGATTAATTTGATTCATAACAGTTGTTAATAATCAAAAATAGTATTGAACTCCGAATGAGTGCACAGTTCCGAACCCGGTTGAAAAGGGAACCAATGCATAATTCACTCTGACGGATTCGATGGCCAAACCAAGTCCAACGCTAAAAGGACGCTCAGTAGGTCCCCAGCGATAACCGCCCTGAACAAACAAAAGATCTCCGATATTTACGTCCATTGCAAGACTGAAATAACCTTCATCTTCATTATTTTCAATAAAATCGCTGCTTGGGTTCTCCTTAATCGGTTGACTCCAATCAGCTATTATGCTTAACAAAACAGGCAGGTCATTTTCTCCCGGGGTGGAAAATTGAATCAGGCTGGCGGAAGCTCCTACATTTAAAGAAGAAGGAAGAGAGGTGGATTCTTCGTCCAGACTGTCCATATTTCCAAGGTTTTTTACAGCAACGGCAGCACGAATCTTATCATCCAAAAAAGTGGATGTGAGTCCAAGGTTGAATGCATATCCCGATGCGCGAAACTGGAATACTTCTTCGCGTAAGTACTGCCCTGTAACGCCGATGGAGAAAGGCCCCAATCGTTGAGCAACAGCTCCTGAAAGTGAAAGATAGCGAATGGAAAATTCGCCGGCGGATGGCCCGGGGCGATCTCTGGCTTCAAAACCGTTACTGCCCGATGAATAGACACCGAATGCAAACGCCCGGTCGTTCCGAACAAAATTCATAGCCGCAAACTGGTTGTTTACATTGGCGATCCAAAGAGTATAACTGGCGTCCAGGCTGGATCGGTTTTCTAAAGCCAGTAGAGATGGATTGGAATAAATGGCAGATGGCCCCAGGTTGGCAGCAGTCGTTGCCTCGGATATAGATAGCATCCGCGAAGATGGACCGATATTCAGGAAATCGAGACCGCTTCCGGTATCCTGGGCATAACTTTTTGGGATTGAAATGAAAATAAAGACGATTGTCAATGTTATGGAGGCTATCAACTCAGACCTTGCCAACACAGAGCGGTGGAACGAGTGTAGAAATTTTATGAATGGTAAAAATGCTCTTTTCATAGATTCAGCCTGATTGCGAACACGTGCATGGTTGAAAGTCCTGAGGGTTCTCTGACAAATGCGTAATCGATGGATGGCATAAGCGCATCGTAGGGTAAATGTATGGAAAATCCGGCACTGGGTTGAAAATCATTCGCTTCACCCAGTTCGTTCAGTTGTAT
It encodes:
- a CDS encoding DUF3570 domain-containing protein — its product is MIRFSFILTFLLALVNLSSADAQDTCYLGSWEFDAAYTYENGEYSPGGSMASMPIEFTQATGSAFLTFDNEGDFTYTFDSWSATFQSNTGPITTEVRVNLHGDVWGRYSPSGDTFLTMFMSGDGVPEPNIESSTVIILAGRSMDGPDNFESFFGPQTFGVEYRCEGDFLYINGESGGGAFRNSRYMRVN
- a CDS encoding collagen-like triple helix repeat-containing protein, which produces MKIKRTILFVLPIMIGLICFSCEGPEGPAGPQGLQGEAGEPGPEGSQGEPGTANVIYSEWIDSEWTEYTAREWQMLIEDSNISVDFSNNGGTVLVYRRNGPLDDAWIYPLPSGSAYPVTFAIDPVNTTLLIAVESSCCDIPSWFHDVQFRYVLIPGGVLTNGKQAKLDLTDYQAVKAFYGIPD
- a CDS encoding dienelactone hydrolase family protein, encoding MKSLFIILASFLLTTGLMAQDYAIEQLENSPRHHEWVEVEYDGRTVHSFVAYPETNEETLAVIVIHENRGLNEWARSFTDQVAAAGYIAIAPDLLSEFSEEYTKTSDFSTSDGAREALYNLDPEQITQDLKAVQEYILSVPASNGNVVVAGFCWGGSQSFRFATNDDVPEAFMVFYGSAPEDAAAVQNISAPVYGFYGENDQRINSGIPYIQKMMEESGKTYEYEIYDGAGHAFMRAGDDPNADPASKNARNAAWERLKNLLSEID
- a CDS encoding OmpA family protein — protein: MHRIINTPLQNTFWFTALFSGFLFLISCSITEDANAQDEAESGNNISTSYGFTPGSRVLFEDDFSDTPIGDFPHRMTFRNGSMEVVNWDDQKVFQLQEGCQFEIPLPETLPDRFTLEFDIHDSKSSVDTGWTAIYFAEPAARGFYPNRPGGPPFLRFAHFHGSGLHATNSNQISGVYNSGGTGNTHPALAEDLMHVEVQVDGEAIKVYANQERIVNVPNADLGRHNAITVLCDARADPTYIDNIRVAAGGMDLYSSLESEGRVATRGILFETGSDRIQPGSAATLEEILGMLRQHADLRLRIEGHTDNVGNTSSNQELSQSRAEAVRDYLVEQGIDASRLEAIGMGEEHPVADNNTEAGREQNRRVELVRL
- a CDS encoding PorV/PorQ family protein → MKRAFLPFIKFLHSFHRSVLARSELIASITLTIVFIFISIPKSYAQDTGSGLDFLNIGPSSRMLSISEATTAANLGPSAIYSNPSLLALENRSSLDASYTLWIANVNNQFAAMNFVRNDRAFAFGVYSSGSNGFEARDRPGPSAGEFSIRYLSLSGAVAQRLGPFSIGVTGQYLREEVFQFRASGYAFNLGLTSTFLDDKIRAAVAVKNLGNMDSLDEESTSLPSSLNVGASASLIQFSTPGENDLPVLLSIIADWSQPIKENPSSDFIENNEDEGYFSLAMDVNIGDLLFVQGGYRWGPTERPFSVGLGLAIESVRVNYALVPFSTGFGTVHSFGVQYYF
- a CDS encoding sigma-70 family RNA polymerase sigma factor, coding for MKIEEVTERLTEISNGSQEAYNKLFPVVYDRLRHLAYTQIGRISASPAEHTWSKTGLVHEVYLKMVRHDQIDWKGRTHFFAVASHSMRQILIDHARKMSRQKRGGDKKEITFIDEIMKAEFQAEELIQIDGALNKLNDYDERLAKIVELRFFGEMNFEDIAEVMNLSPRTVYRDWAVARGWLYKELKKQLI
- a CDS encoding collagen-like protein, whose amino-acid sequence is MMIINRTTLFVFLIIIALAGFSCEGPVGPAGSEGLTGPEGPQGEKGDPGSVDIIYSDWSQLDWNLNDSSTYLYHKMEVNELTEEFIESGGVLLMYIKFENHIYPIPFSGGNDYINYNISIPGNLMISVGTYDGSGVEAFLKEGEYRYILIPGGVLANGIQGKLDLTDYNSVKAYHGIPD